CAGAACACATTTCACTCGAGCATTCGGCAGTGATGTAGCCGCAAAATTGGTCAATGAACTGCTCCACTTCACAATGATACCACAGCATGAAACACTGATTGAAGCCCCAGTGTCAACAGCCCAGGGTTCAAGGCACTGACAAATTCTGATTATGCAGCTTCTATCCTCATTCGTACGAGCTGTTTACTCTTCACAGGTTGTCTTAAATAAGTCACTGCAGTAGCTGACTCCAGTTCAGATGTCTCTGGTTCCCACTAGGATTGGAAGTGCTTCTACTGCAGGCGGAAAGTACTCCAGTAGTATAGGAATACTCTAGCACATCACTCCACAGCAAGAGATGAGCTTTGGTGCATCCAAGTTTTTGTGGATAAAATGGGTGTGCACATATTTCGTGATGGAGTTCCCACTTAAGATGCAGTTGATGAGATGATTAAGAAATTTCTGCAAAAAGCATTCCAAGACTTAGGAGACCCAGAAAGGCTGGCATTTGTTTTGGGATTTTCGTGCAGCTTGCTTGAAAGGCACCAGATGGCCTTAAATTAAGTCTCGTTTCCTTTTTCGCGGCATATAAACATGTTTTGGTGGGTTTTGGAAGTTTACTGCAGGCAGCGAAGATAACCAGCATGCTTTGTTACTGTCAACAGTTGATGTGTTGGGATCTGGCTGTGCATGCTGCTCCTTGTCTACTTCCTTTCTCTGTTCACTTGAACATAATAGTGAGACATACGGCGTCGTGGAGTTTAAACTGGACATTGGCGAAGTGCTGCAATTAAGGCTGCCCATGGTGGGCTCTTCTTCAGCTGCATTATCACCTCTTTCCCATGATGATTTGATGTTCTCAAGAAGCGAGAGCCGGCTATTGAGCACGTCAGGCTGGCAATCAGCTAGGCAGTCGGCGAGAGATTTTAGAGACTCCATCACATAAATGTACCGTTGATCTCTGTTCATTGCTCCAATGTCAGGAGTTGAAGTTGACGGATCCGGCATGACTTGTTCGCTGTTGGTGTCACACCCTTCAGCAGCAGTTGAAGTCGACAGATCCTGCATGGTTTCTTTAGTGTCAATTTCACACTCTTCAACAGCAGTCGAAGTCGACGGATGCTGCATCCCTTGTTCAGTGTCAGCGTCACACACTACAACAACCTCTTCATATGGGGTGAGTAAGGTTGCCTGGAAGGACTTAAACCATCGCTGGCTCACAGCTTTCTTTAGGTTTGGCTGAACGTTGTGCTTTGCGCAAACAGCAAGAAAGTGCCAGCACAGAAAGCCCATCGTTGAAGACACTGCGCAGCTGCACCGCTGTCGTTCCAGCGAGATGCTGTACCTTCCCTCCTCGCTGCACGAAACAGTGTACTCCTGGGCTGAAATCTGCCTCACTACAGCGCTGGCACCTTTTGCCTTTTTAACTTCTTCTCCAATTATATTACAAGCATATGGGGTGAGCACTTTGGCACACAGACGTTCCACAACGGTTGCACCGTAGGAGTAGAACTCAAAGGTTGTTAGCTGCATGAGCTTTTGTTGTGCTTGCTTTCGCAAGTCATCTGCCACAGTCAGAAGTTTGTACAACACCTCATGAAACTGAGTACAAGATTTCAAAACATTTTTTACCATGAAGTTGTGAGATTCCATACGTTTTACTACATTGTATCCACCCATGGAGTGGAGGTTGCAAAGGTGTCGTGCCCACATGTCTTGAACATTTGCCCAATTACTTTCAAAATAACTCAGTGCAGCCTCACTTGCGCAGCTGGTGAACTTAGATCTTGCTTGATCAAACTGGCTGGCAGTAGGAGCATGCACCATGCCagcaaagcaagaaaaaaggcgCTCGCGCTCTTTTTCTCCTTTTGAGAGCTGACATGCAGTGGTACGAAAAGCCTTCATAACTTGAGACGGACTAAGCTGAACAGTTGGCGAGCCTTTAAATGTGCGCTTGATTGCACTCACTTCTGGGAAGTCTATATCAACAACTACCACCTTTGTTTTTGCCGTGCAGGGGTTTTCTTCAGCAAATATTTCTACAAGCTTAGTCACAAGATGGTGCTCCTCTGAAGAGACAAAAGCATAGGTGACAACTTGATGGGTGCCGCTACCATCCAGAACAATGAAGACAAAAAGAGGCATGCCCATGCTGTTTTTCCAGTGTGTTGTATCCAGCAGGAGCACTTCGGGGAATGATATAAGAGCTTTCTGCATGTATGGAGTTTGCATTAGAAGCATCTGTAGCTCCTGGCCTTCACTGATGACTTGAACAATTTTTGCATGAAACTTGTCTTTGCATTTTTGGACTGCTTCTTCCAATGGACAAGCTTCAACTGTGCCATTTCTGTCACGTTTTAAGTTATGAATGTCCTTTGCCATCACTTTCTTCCCTGCAAGTAGACAAGTACAGTGTGGAATTGCTTAATGAAGATAAAGTAAGCAATATCAGTGGTCATCAAAAACAATATGTGCAATAGTCAGTGCCAATCTCAGTTATGTTCTAACCTTTAGCCGACACCTTGAAGTGACTGCATGAGTTCATGGAGTTCATGTACACACATGAATGAATGCAGTTTATGAATGCATATTTGTGTTTCCAGCCAACCAATGCAAGGATCTTGATTTATGGCACCCCAAGTTTTCCACAATTGATTCATTTCCTCTCTCTACATAAAGACTGAAAATGCATTTGTCCACGCAAAACTCAACAGGATGATGCAATATGTAACTTCAAGCTAGTGATTCAACACTCTGGCTACAAAAGATGCAAGATGTAATTATTGACAAGAATGTCTTCTGCACGTCACCCAAATGACTTTTGTCAAAATAACTAGAAAATAATGTTGTTTGTGACTTTCAAAAAAATGCAATCAGCATTCAGTAAAAGTGTCAGAGCAATGACACACTGCTAATCAATCTGCTGTAACCACTAAATGTTGTCACCTACACACATGTAATATTGACACACTGAATGCATACTTTTAAGACAAATGGTAGTACAATCAGGTCACATAGAGTGACAGTCACACTCTGCACAACCAGAATCTACTGCCTCAATGCAACAAATATGCACGCACATTCCTGCCATAGTATAAGCACATTTGGCACCATGTGGAAGCACCAGTATGCCAATCTGGCTAAAATGCCCAAACGAGCCTTTTATCAGAGTGTGAAATCCATTTACACTTGCTTCCAACTATGCCTGCATTGTGCCAGCAACACAcatgcacagccaccacaccaaaTCAAAATGAAACACAGTAGCAAGCATATAGCACTATGCTATAACCCTGTACTTTTCCAAGAAACTTATTTTCTTAGTGATCAGGCAATGAAAAATTTGTTCGACATATTGGACAATGGGATCACAGAAGCAGCAGCCATTTAAGGAGGTAGGCTCCTGTAGAAGGCTGTTTTCCAAGGTACTTTTAGCATGTGCTGTCATCAAGTATGCTTGAAGTGACATTGTTTCCCCGCTTCTTGAGGAACTTTCAAAGTGGGAGTCAGTGCAAGCACGCAGTGGCAgccaaaaattggctgtggtttagctctccttacacctggagtgatgcgatagctacagctgaccgagtggaacttggtcacgtgaccaaccatgtgacgaaccacgtgatcagccacggaaccgcgccgacggcagctgctccgcaccacgtgaccaaccacgtgacaacgtggcggcaccgccaccgccacggggccgccacgctgaaggctcgaaatgctaccgtaatgtagctatcgctacaaaaaagctACGCGAATCCAAGTTCATTTTAAAGTGCAAGACAACACTCTTAAGCAGTGATACGCAGAAATGCATAAATTAGGGTTCCAATTTTACCATGTTCCTCAGAAATGTCACAATTACTTATGTACTAGACATCACCTAGCTCATAGTCAAAAGTTCAACATGCAGTAAAAAATAACTCAAGATTGCTTTTGCACCAATATAACCCAAACCTaaacattagaaaaaaaagaaaagtgacaATTTACACTCCATATCTGGGGAGGATATACAAACAGGCCGCAGTATCACAGTGAGTGCTTACCGTACTTTTCGTAGAGTTTTTCAATTATCGTCCTGGGAGGCACGTGGAGTTCCAGCAGGTGTTGCACATAGtttctttcttcttctgtcaGACGCCGGCGCTCTGGGTAGGACTGGTATATTTCAGCACTAACTTCATGATTGTGGCTCAGATCCAACTTGGTGATTTCAAGAATCTGCTTTTTACGGCGTGCTACAAGCACAAGCAACGCAGGACACTGTTTCTTCATTGTCCTGAAAACAAGAAATTTGAACCAAGCTTAGATTGGTCACGCACAGAAGAACTCGTAATGCACATACATATGCGATATATATCTGTTATAATGTTCAACAGAAAATCTCGGTATAATGCAGTACATTATGATGCCACATTACCATAATATGGACCACTGTATTTATTCGTGTATATGCTGATAAGTCATATAGGTTGACACCGTAACTTCGGGAACTCGTGAAGGAAAAAAAGTTTGAATGTTGTATTGGCTGACCAATCGAAGCTCCAAGCCGCCAATGTGAAATTAATGCAACGTGCACAGTGCATCGCATACTGGAGCAGCAAAGGCACTACGCGAAACTCATCACTAGAAAGGCGCTCCCGCAGCTTTGTACTCTATACGATGCACTTTTCAATGACATCAAAGTTTCTTGCTATCACTAAATTCCTTGGTGCCTCCGCACTTGAGATGATGGATCGCTTAAATGCTGCTAACAATGGTCACACATGTATGGGTGGCATGAGGCACCATGTAGCTGTGCAACAGAAAGAAATTTAATTTTCATGATTCTTCTGAAGCATACTGTCGGCATAGTAATGGAGTGGTGCGGCTCCACATCTTTGATCTGCTTTTTCTCAGAATCTCTAGTGCAGATCATGAAAGCACAGTTATTCCACATGAACCTTTCTGCATTAACGATGTCAGCCATTGCATGGCTTGTAAAGGCTTGCGGGAGGGTACAAAGCTAAGCTTTCAGCAGTTTTGTCGCTTTCATCATTACCGCTTCCATTTTTGACCTTATAGCCAGGTTTGCACCTTACCCCATGATTCACATACTGGTTGACTCGCAAGTTTGGAGAGGGGCATTTCAGTACAACCAGGTCAACCTCTATGTGAGCAAATGCAGCACTGCTGCCTTCCAGAACCTCCTTTGCCCTTCTAAGGTTTTGTCAGATGCTATTTGGATTGGAAATattttattatcggcttgagtagCAAGTGGATTTGTTAACCTAGCTATGTGGCTGTCAGATGCTAAGAAATTTTTTAACATTTTGTTCCACATAACTAAATAGTTCAGGGTTAATTGGTGGAATATTGAATACGCTTTTGGCCTACGGTGGATGTAGTTATGCTGATAATGGTTATGAAATATTAGTCTACAGAATTAGTTTTTCTAAACAGTGTTTTGTTCCTCTCTGGGTATACCATTGTTTCTTTCCCTCAGTCAAGACTCTTTATTCCTGTTTGTAATTAGCTTtatctttctttcatttttcaccAGACACATTTACAGATATTCCTTTTCACTAGCCTTCCTCACTTGCTAGCAGACAATGCCTGCATGTTTTCTGGGCAAGTCCTGTGTGCAAATATTTGCTGCAATTTCCCTTACATTATGTACACTTATTGGTAAATAATCCTGAACACTTTCAGCCAACAGCAGCCAGCTAGACAAGTAACATTTAAACCTTCGTTCACATCTCACTCTGTGTTACTGTCAGTTGTTTCTCTGTTATAGTAGTCAAAGAGGAACAGCTTTATAAGATTAACGATAACCAAAAAATTCACTTCAATGGTTTGCTGTTATGATTCCTTTGACAGAACAGCATTAGTGAATTGAATACCAAATTTATATTCACATGCTTAAACAGAGTGGCATGCTCTCTGTTATAATAAGCGAGAGAAAATAAAGCacagtttttattattattattattatcccaagGAGTTTTCATATATTTTGCCTCCTGGTCTGTAGCGTATTTATTAAATGATGGAAATGAAAGATGTTACAACCAAAAGAAAGCTTGAAACATATTATTTCGGAGGAGCAACTCATTTTTCAGTATAGTCCTCAATGACGCTGATATACTTCCTTTATCAATGCACTACTGTTTGCATGGCACTGGAGAAAAACAAGTCAGGAATCTGATGACACCAATTACACACTGCATTGGTGACCTCTTTGTAGGACACAAAGTGTGTTTCCTTCAGATGTTCATCCAGCTTTTGCAACAGCCTGAAGTTGCACGGCGCTAGGTCTGTACAAGCCGCATGGCGCCAGGTCTGTTCTATAGGGTGGGTGAAGCAGAAATCCCAGAAATGCAGCTTCTCCAACGTGGTAGTTGTCTACCTACTAGTGTGTGGCTGAGTGTTGTCATGCTGAATGATCGCATGTTTTGCAGATGAACGCCACAGACATGCACACAAGTTCTTCAGCATCTGTACATAGCACGAGGAGTTGACAGTTGCACCACATTCCAGAATTTCAATCAGAACCCCACCATCACTGTCCCAAAATATGGTAACCATGAGTTTGCCAGCTGATGGCTGTGCCTTGAACTTCTTGGGTCAAAGGCAGCTCTGATGCCTTTACTGCATGCTCCAGCATTTAGTCTCAGAGCCTTAGCGATGAGTCCTTGACTTCCCCCCAGTGACGATTTGATTGAGGCCTGCTTCCTAACAGGCCAAATTTTTACTGACACGGGTTCAGTCAGACTTGTTTCATGTCGACTGTCAACTGACATGGCGCCCAACTTGAACATACTTTCTTGAACCCAAGTTTGTCGTTTATGGTCCAATTCACTGTTCCAAGCGATGCACCAAGAACGCCCGCTATAACCCTCCACTTAATGCGACAATCACTGCAAGTCATTTTATCAACACGCCCCTCGAGCTCCGAAGTGGATGCAGACAGCAGGTGTCCATTGTGGTCCTTGTCTTTCATGCATACAGTCCATACCCATCTCTTGAATGTGCTGACATCAATACAAGCCTCCCCATAAACAACAATCATTCGACAACGAACGTCAATAGGTGGAACTCCATCCGCCATCAGAAATTCAATTGCAACAAGCTGACTTAACCGTATGTCCATGTAGGCCGACACTTTGCTTGTGACACTGCTTCGATATCAGCGGTACTACCTCCTAAACAAAAACATCCACTGAAAGCAGGAATATCAAACCTTCTTTTGACTGTAACAACTTTCGTATtgatcagttaaaaaaaaaccttAGAGACCAAGAGGCAAAATATATTGAACATTCCTCAAATTATTATTTGCTGCTGTCCTAAAATGGTTTCCCTGTAATTGAATGTTAAGGGGAAAAATGAACCAAAGGATAACCTTTTCAACCTGGACTGATTTCATTATAATCATATGGTACAATCCAACCACCTCTACCAAATATCACTATACACAAGTTCACTAGCACAAATTGCTGACATGCACTAACATCCTATGAACAGCGAATATCTTGGGTGGAATATCTAACAAATCTTCTTCGCTGCGCGCGAAGCCACCTGCGCTTGCGCAGTGGCAGGTGCGCCACCTCGGGACAGCGGATCGCAGAAACGCATCGTGCTGTGCTGAAGCTCTTACCGAATGCACTCCCCACTTTAGTGTAGACTGCGCGCAATACACGAGTCACACGTTGTCCCAGAgaacacttgcaagcaacaaatgGTCACGCTTATTGTTCTTTTCCCTCATATTCATGTGGCACGAAAGTAGCGTCCTGCGATTTGCATGAATACTACTTGCCTTTGTTGGGGGCGCATCCCCGTCCCCGAGACTCTTGCGCTGCCTGCGTGCTTGCACACATACACTGCGTGGGAGTACTTGAGCTCCTGTTTAAATCTTTCCAAGCCAGGGCTGAGGTGAGCGTTGGGGCCTGCTATTGATCTTGTCGATTTACTCACAAAGAGAACGTTGTTTTGCGCTTGAAACTTCCGGAATTCATTTTCAAACTCTCCGAAAGTATCGAACGTCGCACCGAGCTTGATGCTCATGATGCCCGCGCGAGAAGACTCTCCACGACGAGTTTGTGCACGCGGTTTGAAACCAGTCTGAAACGCTCGTGCTATCCTTTAGCTAATAAACGCGCATAAACAATGAGCAGACGGGCTACTTTCGTGCGGGAGGCCAGTACGTTGGAGGACCGAGCTCATAGAGTCGGAGTCGTTCGAGTCTCTGCGCACGGCGTCGTGTGCCCTAACCGGAATAGGTGTGCGCACGACACGACCGACCACCACCAAGGTACGACCGACCGACCACCACCTTggctttaaatccgccttgccaCCACCGCGCCCCCTCTCCTTTTTTCGTGACTGGACGCGCGTAGAGCGAACGTGTAGTGCGCGCGCAGGCGCTGCACGACGTCAACGACATGACCAGTGACGACGTTGTGATAGTCAtggtagagt
The Amblyomma americanum isolate KBUSLIRL-KWMA chromosome 3, ASM5285725v1, whole genome shotgun sequence genome window above contains:
- the LOC144125233 gene encoding uncharacterized protein LOC144125233; this encodes MSIKLGATFDTFGEFENEFRKFQAQNNVLFVSKSTRSIAGPNAHLSPGLERFKQELKYSHAVYVCKHAGSARVSGTGMRPQQRTMKKQCPALLVLVARRKKQILEITKLDLSHNHEVSAEIYQSYPERRRLTEEERNYVQHLLELHVPPRTIIEKLYEKYGKKVMAKDIHNLKRDRNGTVEACPLEEAVQKCKDKFHAKIVQVISEGQELQMLLMQTPYMQKALISFPEVLLLDTTHWKNSMGMPLFVFIVLDGSGTHQVVTYAFVSSEEHHLVTKLVEIFAEENPCTAKTKVVVVDIDFPEVSAIKRTFKGSPTVQLSPSQVMKAFRTTACQLSKGEKERERLFSCFAGMVHAPTASQFDQARSKFTSCASEAALSYFESNWANVQDMWARHLCNLHSMGGYNVVKRMESHNFMVKNVLKSCTQFHEVLYKLLTVADDLRKQAQQKLMQLTTFEFYSYGATVVERLCAKVLTPYACNIIGEEVKKAKGASAVVRQISAQEYTVSCSEEGRYSISLERQRCSCAVSSTMGFLCWHFLAVCAKHNVQPNLKKAVSQRWFKSFQATLLTPYEEVVVVCDADTEQGMQHPSTSTAVEECEIDTKETMQDLSTSTAAEGCDTNSEQVMPDPSTSTPDIGAMNRDQRYIYVMESLKSLADCLADCQPDVLNSRLSLLENIKSSWERGDNAAEEEPTMGSLNCSTSPMSSLNSTTPYVSLLCSSEQRKEVDKEQHAQPDPNTSTVDSNKACWLSSLPAVNFQNPPKHVYMPRKRKRDLI